A single Tachypleus tridentatus isolate NWPU-2018 chromosome 9, ASM421037v1, whole genome shotgun sequence DNA region contains:
- the LOC143225069 gene encoding uncharacterized protein LOC143225069 isoform X1 produces the protein MNWLTSISLPCSSVSYLVGTSRNPALLILYGSKNSSNSNSCSRLNKYHNSKLTGEDHKLKQSKSMAVSNEIPWKTRSGTFLKYWFCHHFSTLPENQPHDD, from the exons ATGAACTGGCTCACAAGCATTTCTTTGCCTTGTTCTTCCGTTTCGTACTTAGTCGGAACTTCCCGAAACCCTGCTCTTTTGATCCTATACG GAAGCAAAAACagttccaacagtaattcttgttcaCGCTTAAACAAATATCACAATTCAAAGCTTACAG gAGAAGATCATAAGCTAAAGCAGTCTAAATCTATGGCAGTTAGCAATGAAATTCCTTGGAAAACAAGATCAGGAACATTTCTGAAATATTGGTTTTGTCATCATTTCAGCACTCTGCCTGAAAACCAGCCACATGATGACTAG
- the LOC143225069 gene encoding uncharacterized protein LOC143225069 isoform X2: MNWLTSISLPCSSVSYLVGTSRNPALLILYGSKNSSNSNSCSRLNKYHNSKLTALCLKTSHMMTRILNFQCLILAGLPNTVSIRFVSPSVSPVS; this comes from the exons ATGAACTGGCTCACAAGCATTTCTTTGCCTTGTTCTTCCGTTTCGTACTTAGTCGGAACTTCCCGAAACCCTGCTCTTTTGATCCTATACG GAAGCAAAAACagttccaacagtaattcttgttcaCGCTTAAACAAATATCACAATTCAAAGCTTACAG CACTCTGCCTGAAAACCAGCCACATGATGACTAGGATTcttaattttcagtgtttaataCTTGCAGGTCTACCTAACACAGTTTCAATAAGATTTGTTTCACCATCAGTATCACCAgtttcatga
- the LOC143225070 gene encoding cytochrome c oxidase subunit 7C, mitochondrial-like: protein MNLGKLAGLARNFTTSALRRGGHGGVPGENLPFSIENRYKLTALFVLFFGSGFGAPFLLLRHQLLKK from the exons ATGAATCTTGGAAAGCTTGCAGGTCTCGCACGAAATTTTACAACATCCGCTTTACGTAGAGGCGGCCACGGAGGGGTTCCTGGAGAA AATCTTCCCTTTTCTATTGAAAACCGATATAAGCTAACTGCCCTTTTTGTGCTGTTCTTTGGGAGTGGATTTGGTGCTCCATTCTTGCTTTTAAGACATCAGCTGCTTAAGAAGTAA
- the LOC143225069 gene encoding uncharacterized protein LOC143225069 isoform X3 yields the protein MNWLTSISLPCSSVSYLVGTSRNPALLILYGSKNSSNSNSCSRLNKYHNSKLTVSNEIPWKTRSGTFLKYWFCHHFSTLPENQPHDD from the exons ATGAACTGGCTCACAAGCATTTCTTTGCCTTGTTCTTCCGTTTCGTACTTAGTCGGAACTTCCCGAAACCCTGCTCTTTTGATCCTATACG GAAGCAAAAACagttccaacagtaattcttgttcaCGCTTAAACAAATATCACAATTCAAAGCTTACAG TTAGCAATGAAATTCCTTGGAAAACAAGATCAGGAACATTTCTGAAATATTGGTTTTGTCATCATTTCAGCACTCTGCCTGAAAACCAGCCACATGATGACTAG